Proteins encoded together in one Passer domesticus isolate bPasDom1 chromosome 6, bPasDom1.hap1, whole genome shotgun sequence window:
- the OIP5 gene encoding protein Mis18-beta isoform X2, which produces MAILGGRAPRPNAWREAMAVRQRLQKLFQEPQPVGAIVLERAPAPAAAAWASLSVPLPPPLPPSPTPLPPPPPPSPPPSSSLPPAAEPASPPRRQGPLPEECAVFHCRSCWTVLGDSLQLCGREPPELSVLVCFKVTSDVTWENSLLIGLEGALLGCAYYLLLCRSCGLAVGFILYSSGSDLAHLRDLFCFFKDSIM; this is translated from the exons ATGGCGATACTCGGGGGGCGGGCCCCGCGCCCGAACGCTTGGCGGGAGGCGATGGCGGTGCGGCAGCGGCTGCAGAAGCTGTTCCAGGAGCCGCAGCCCGTCGGGGCCATTGTGCTGGAGCGGGCGCCTgcccccgccgctgccgcctGGGCCTCGCTGTCCGTGCCGCTGCCGCCCCCGCTGCCGCCATCGCCGaccccgctgccgccgccgcccccgccgtcGCCCCCGCCGTCGTCTTCCTTGCCGCCGGCCGCGGAGCCGGCATCGCCGCCGCGGCGGCAGGGGCCGCTGCCGGAGGAGTGCGCCGTGTTCCACTGCCGGAGCTGCTGGACGGTGCTGGGAGACTCGCTGCAGCTGTGCGGGCGGGAGCCGCCGGAGCTCAGCGTCCTCGTCTGCTTCA AAGTCACCAGCGATGTGACCTGGGAGAACTCGCTGCTGATCGGCCTCGAGGGAGCCCTGCTGGGATG TGCTTATTACTTATTATTGTGTCGGTCCTGTGGCTTGGCCGTGGGCTTCATTCTTTACTCTTCTGGCAGTGACCTGGCGCACCTCCGGGACTTGTTCTGTTTCTTCAAGGACAGCATCATGTG A
- the OIP5 gene encoding protein Mis18-beta isoform X1, giving the protein MAVRQRLQKLFQEPQPVGAIVLERAPAPAAAAWASLSVPLPPPLPPSPTPLPPPPPPSPPPSSSLPPAAEPASPPRRQGPLPEECAVFHCRSCWTVLGDSLQLCGREPPELSVLVCFKVTSDVTWENSLLIGLEGALLGCAYYLLLCRSCGLAVGFILYSSGSDLAHLRDLFCFFKDSIMCYLLKNQTIIEASKINFPAVTLKENMQKMKEKLVELSGRVELLTRKLDKIIM; this is encoded by the exons ATGGCGGTGCGGCAGCGGCTGCAGAAGCTGTTCCAGGAGCCGCAGCCCGTCGGGGCCATTGTGCTGGAGCGGGCGCCTgcccccgccgctgccgcctGGGCCTCGCTGTCCGTGCCGCTGCCGCCCCCGCTGCCGCCATCGCCGaccccgctgccgccgccgcccccgccgtcGCCCCCGCCGTCGTCTTCCTTGCCGCCGGCCGCGGAGCCGGCATCGCCGCCGCGGCGGCAGGGGCCGCTGCCGGAGGAGTGCGCCGTGTTCCACTGCCGGAGCTGCTGGACGGTGCTGGGAGACTCGCTGCAGCTGTGCGGGCGGGAGCCGCCGGAGCTCAGCGTCCTCGTCTGCTTCA AAGTCACCAGCGATGTGACCTGGGAGAACTCGCTGCTGATCGGCCTCGAGGGAGCCCTGCTGGGATG TGCTTATTACTTATTATTGTGTCGGTCCTGTGGCTTGGCCGTGGGCTTCATTCTTTACTCTTCTGGCAGTGACCTGGCGCACCTCCGGGACTTGTTCTGTTTCTTCAAGGACAGCATCATGTG TTACCTCTTAAAAAATCAAACGATTATAGAAGCTTCTAAGATTAATTTTCCAGCTGTGACCTTAAAGGAAAACATGCAGAAA ATGAAAGAAAAGCTTGTGGAGTTAAGTGGTCGTGTCGAATTATTGACAAGGAAGCTGGATAAAATAATTATGTAA